A single region of the Latilactobacillus curvatus JCM 1096 = DSM 20019 genome encodes:
- a CDS encoding LCP family protein translates to MQNSKFFGSREANYKKVKKHRTMKVLILILTLVLFGGGAYALRISNQVKSAANKIYKPNTTKKAAKTIKHKKPFSILLLGVDTGAEGRVDKGNSDTMIVATVNPDKEQVKLVSIPRDTLVQLQGADEFNMQKINAAYNVGGSDMAMSTVEKMFDVPIDYYVTVNMGGLSKIVDAVGGVDVDVPFTFEWNGSEFTKGKMHLKGKAALDYSRMRYDDPEGDYGRQKRQKQVITSMINSAVSLKSLTNFESILDSLSDSVATNLSFDDMVAIQANYRKAAKSIESDVLTGRNADIDGSSYQIPTNEEIQRVSDVLRTSLGLEKTTINNAETKQNDLNTYFTGEENHQEFTVYSESVMNGGKSAATTTQSNYGYSNSATYSGNNDYSNTTNTWQMQQSTNLWNAGY, encoded by the coding sequence ATGCAGAATTCTAAATTTTTCGGATCTCGAGAAGCAAACTACAAAAAAGTTAAAAAGCATCGCACGATGAAAGTTTTGATACTCATTCTAACGCTAGTCCTCTTCGGTGGCGGCGCGTATGCATTACGCATCAGTAATCAAGTGAAGTCTGCAGCGAATAAAATTTATAAACCAAATACGACTAAAAAAGCCGCTAAAACGATTAAACATAAAAAACCATTCTCTATTTTATTACTCGGAGTGGATACTGGTGCTGAGGGCCGGGTTGATAAAGGGAATTCCGATACAATGATTGTGGCGACGGTCAACCCAGATAAAGAGCAGGTCAAGTTGGTCAGCATTCCTCGGGATACGCTAGTGCAGTTACAAGGCGCAGATGAATTTAACATGCAGAAGATTAATGCTGCCTATAATGTTGGTGGTTCTGATATGGCGATGTCGACGGTTGAAAAGATGTTCGATGTCCCAATTGATTACTATGTCACGGTTAACATGGGGGGCTTATCGAAGATTGTTGACGCTGTCGGTGGCGTTGATGTTGACGTACCATTTACGTTCGAATGGAACGGGAGCGAGTTTACTAAGGGCAAGATGCATCTGAAAGGAAAAGCCGCTTTAGACTACTCACGAATGCGTTACGATGATCCAGAAGGCGATTATGGCCGTCAAAAACGGCAAAAACAAGTTATCACGTCGATGATTAATTCTGCAGTCTCGCTTAAATCTTTGACCAACTTTGAATCTATCTTAGACTCCTTGTCAGATAGTGTTGCCACTAACCTCAGTTTTGATGACATGGTAGCGATTCAAGCAAATTATCGAAAGGCAGCTAAATCAATTGAGTCTGATGTTTTAACTGGACGTAATGCTGATATTGATGGTAGCTCGTATCAGATTCCAACCAATGAAGAAATCCAACGCGTTTCAGATGTCTTGAGAACGTCACTGGGATTAGAAAAAACAACGATTAACAACGCAGAAACCAAACAAAATGATTTGAACACGTATTTTACAGGTGAAGAAAATCATCAAGAGTTTACGGTTTATTCTGAAAGTGTCATGAATGGTGGAAAGAGTGCTGCAACGACGACGCAAAGTAACTATGGCTACTCGAACAGTGCAACTTATAGTGGTAACAACGATTACAGTAACACGACCAATACTTGGCAAATGCAACAGTCTACAAATCTGTGGAATGCGGGCTATTAA
- a CDS encoding NupC/NupG family nucleoside CNT transporter: MYLLVNVVGLLIFIGVGFLFSKKKKEIDWRSVLIMLVINLVLAWFLTSFSIGRDIVLGAANGFNWLVQVAYTGIAFALPSWVNVKQMDFVASVLLPILMIIPLFDILTYIGVLPWVIKWLGRGLAKITGQPKFESFFAVEMMFLGNTEALAVSSLQLKQMKGERTLTLAMMSMSCVTASIIGAYTQMMPGQFILTAIPVNIINAIIVTNILNPVKVTPEEDTIAKMGGSGSAAVEATEMVEGKVEREPFFSFLGDSILNAGKLVLIITANVIAFVALAALIDKVLQLVNPWITLEHLLGIVMFPFAWLMGLDVHHAFEFAQFMGTKLVTNEFVVMGKVQHSIGSFAPHYQAVLTVFVTSFANFSTVGMIIGAFKGLVDREKNDMIAKNVGYMLLSGILVSLLSAATVGLFVW, from the coding sequence GTGTATTTGCTTGTAAATGTTGTTGGATTACTGATTTTTATTGGAGTCGGCTTTCTGTTCTCAAAGAAAAAGAAAGAAATCGATTGGCGCTCCGTCTTAATCATGTTAGTGATTAACTTAGTGCTTGCTTGGTTTTTAACGAGTTTTTCAATCGGGCGGGATATTGTTTTAGGTGCAGCAAACGGCTTTAACTGGTTAGTGCAAGTTGCCTATACTGGGATTGCTTTTGCACTACCAAGTTGGGTCAATGTGAAACAAATGGATTTCGTTGCTAGCGTGTTATTACCAATCTTGATGATTATCCCATTATTCGATATCTTAACGTATATCGGGGTCTTGCCTTGGGTGATTAAATGGTTAGGCCGTGGGTTAGCTAAGATTACGGGACAACCAAAGTTTGAATCATTCTTTGCAGTTGAAATGATGTTTTTAGGCAATACCGAAGCATTAGCTGTTTCAAGCTTACAATTGAAACAAATGAAAGGAGAACGAACATTAACACTTGCGATGATGTCAATGAGCTGTGTGACAGCTTCCATCATCGGCGCATATACACAAATGATGCCGGGCCAATTTATTTTAACGGCGATTCCGGTCAACATTATTAACGCTATTATTGTCACCAATATTTTAAACCCAGTGAAAGTCACACCCGAAGAAGATACGATTGCTAAAATGGGTGGGAGTGGTTCCGCAGCTGTTGAAGCAACCGAAATGGTTGAAGGCAAAGTGGAACGTGAACCATTCTTCTCATTCTTAGGTGATTCAATCTTAAATGCTGGTAAATTAGTTTTAATTATCACGGCAAACGTCATCGCCTTTGTTGCGTTGGCTGCCTTGATCGACAAGGTGCTTCAATTAGTGAACCCTTGGATTACCCTTGAACATTTACTTGGAATCGTGATGTTCCCATTCGCATGGTTAATGGGACTTGATGTGCACCACGCTTTTGAATTTGCACAATTCATGGGGACGAAGTTGGTGACCAACGAATTCGTTGTCATGGGTAAAGTCCAACATTCAATCGGGAGCTTCGCACCACATTACCAAGCTGTCTTAACGGTCTTCGTGACATCATTTGCCAACTTCTCAACAGTCGGCATGATCATCGGCGCCTTCAAAGGCCTTGTGGACCGTGAAAAGAACGACATGATTGCCAAAAACGTCGGCTACATGTTGCTATCAGGAATCTTAGTATCACTTCTTTCAGCAGCAACAGTCGGACTATTTGTATGGTAA
- the aspS gene encoding aspartate--tRNA ligase, which produces MRTRTTYCGLVGEEFLNQEVVLHGWVQSQRNFGNLIFVDLRDREGIVQLVFNQDTDADIFQVASKLKSEYVVEVQGTVMARDEAAINPDMKTGKIEVIVKDLVVLNKAETLPFEISDNNTASEDLKLKYRYLDLRRPEMQNAIKTRAAITRAVHSYYDNNGYLNIETPNLTSSTPEGARDYLVPSRVYPGSFYALPQSPQLFKQLLMSAGFDKYYQIARCFRDEDLRGDRQPEFTQIDVETTFLSDVEIQTETEGLLKKVMKDVKGIDVQTPFPRLKWQDAMDKYGSDKPDVRFDMQIQDITEIVQDSDFKPFSEAVEAGQYVRAIVVNNAAPKYSRKALDEQQQYIERYGAKSLLWAKYAGDKLSGASAKGLLPYQEALVERLNLMDDDLILIVAGNFQVVCDSLGYLRTHFAKEMDMIDKSQFAFTWVVDWPLFEYDEGFGKWIAAHHPFTRPRDEDIPLLDTDPHKAHAISYDIILNGYELGGGSLRIFDPEVQEKMLSVLGVAPEVAQERFGHLLNAMKFGFPPSGGLAIGLDRFAMLLASRDNIRDVIAFPKNSRATEPMTNAPSEVTPEQLEELGIEVSPQKKD; this is translated from the coding sequence ATGAGAACAAGAACAACATATTGTGGATTAGTTGGGGAAGAATTTCTCAACCAAGAAGTCGTATTACATGGTTGGGTTCAAAGCCAACGGAATTTTGGGAACTTAATTTTCGTTGATTTAAGAGATCGCGAAGGCATCGTTCAATTGGTGTTTAATCAAGACACAGATGCAGATATTTTCCAAGTAGCAAGTAAATTAAAGAGTGAATATGTCGTTGAAGTCCAAGGAACAGTGATGGCGCGTGATGAAGCGGCCATTAATCCAGACATGAAGACGGGGAAAATCGAAGTGATTGTTAAAGACTTAGTGGTCTTGAACAAAGCTGAAACCCTCCCATTTGAAATTTCAGATAACAATACGGCTTCTGAAGATTTGAAATTGAAGTATCGTTATTTGGATCTTAGAAGACCAGAAATGCAAAATGCCATTAAAACACGGGCTGCGATTACTCGTGCAGTTCACAGCTATTATGATAACAATGGTTATTTAAATATCGAAACACCGAACTTGACGAGTTCAACACCTGAAGGCGCACGCGATTATTTGGTGCCTTCACGGGTTTATCCAGGTAGTTTCTACGCATTACCGCAATCACCACAACTCTTCAAACAATTATTGATGTCAGCCGGCTTTGATAAGTACTATCAAATTGCCCGTTGTTTTAGAGACGAAGATTTACGTGGGGATCGCCAACCAGAATTTACACAAATCGATGTTGAAACAACGTTCTTATCAGACGTTGAAATTCAAACCGAAACAGAAGGTTTATTGAAAAAAGTTATGAAAGACGTCAAGGGCATCGATGTGCAAACACCATTCCCACGTTTGAAATGGCAAGATGCAATGGATAAGTATGGTTCAGATAAACCGGATGTTCGTTTTGATATGCAAATTCAAGATATTACAGAAATCGTGCAAGATTCTGACTTCAAGCCATTCTCTGAAGCTGTTGAAGCAGGCCAATATGTGCGCGCAATCGTCGTTAATAATGCCGCCCCTAAATATTCACGGAAAGCGTTAGACGAACAACAACAATACATTGAACGTTACGGCGCTAAGTCATTGTTGTGGGCGAAATACGCTGGTGATAAATTATCAGGGGCTTCTGCTAAAGGCTTATTACCTTACCAAGAAGCGCTTGTTGAACGTTTGAACTTAATGGATGATGATTTAATTTTAATCGTTGCCGGTAACTTCCAAGTGGTTTGTGATAGCTTAGGTTACTTACGAACACACTTCGCTAAAGAAATGGATATGATTGATAAGAGCCAATTTGCATTTACATGGGTTGTTGATTGGCCATTATTTGAATATGATGAAGGCTTTGGCAAATGGATTGCAGCCCACCATCCATTCACGCGTCCACGTGATGAAGATATTCCATTGTTGGATACTGATCCACATAAGGCACATGCAATTTCATACGATATCATCTTGAATGGTTATGAATTAGGTGGCGGTTCACTCCGTATTTTTGATCCAGAAGTCCAAGAAAAAATGTTATCTGTTTTAGGGGTTGCCCCTGAAGTGGCTCAAGAACGTTTCGGCCACTTATTAAATGCCATGAAATTCGGTTTCCCACCATCAGGCGGCTTAGCGATTGGTTTGGATCGTTTCGCAATGTTGCTCGCTAGTCGCGACAATATTCGTGACGTGATTGCCTTCCCTAAAAATTCCCGGGCCACAGAACCAATGACCAATGCGCCTAGTGAAGTGACACCGGAACAATTAGAAGAATTAGGTATCGAAGTGAGTCCTCAAAAGAAGGACTAA
- a CDS encoding amino acid racemase, with amino-acid sequence MEEMFTILGGMGTAATETFVHLIDELTPAKKDQDYLNYVVFNHAEIPDRTAYILDNSQENPLPVMLKDIRQMNLLAPKFMVMTCNTAHYFYDELQAAADFDIIHMPRETVKHMQQTIPGLKKIGVLSTTGTRQAGIYQKAIAAFGLESVVPDQTLQDATMSLIYDDIKATGTFSHDKYQKIVDTMLNDYDCDAVILGCTELSVAQSEFPLYPDKVIDPMTVVGQNIVDGLYNK; translated from the coding sequence ATGGAAGAAATGTTTACGATTTTAGGCGGCATGGGGACGGCGGCAACCGAAACTTTCGTACATCTAATCGATGAATTAACACCGGCTAAGAAGGATCAAGATTATCTGAATTACGTCGTGTTCAACCACGCTGAAATTCCAGATCGCACAGCCTACATCCTCGACAACAGCCAAGAAAATCCGTTGCCCGTGATGTTAAAAGATATTCGCCAAATGAATTTGTTAGCGCCGAAGTTCATGGTAATGACCTGTAACACAGCCCATTACTTCTACGACGAATTACAAGCTGCCGCAGATTTCGACATTATCCACATGCCACGGGAAACGGTCAAACACATGCAACAAACAATTCCCGGCTTGAAGAAAATCGGTGTTCTCAGCACAACCGGAACCCGACAAGCCGGTATTTATCAAAAAGCAATTGCTGCTTTTGGTCTTGAAAGTGTTGTTCCCGACCAAACATTGCAAGATGCCACGATGAGTTTGATTTATGATGACATTAAGGCGACTGGGACATTCAGCCATGACAAGTATCAAAAAATTGTCGATACAATGTTAAATGACTATGATTGTGACGCGGTTATTTTGGGCTGTACCGAATTGAGTGTTGCACAGTCGGAATTTCCATTGTATCCCGACAAAGTGATTGATCCGATGACAGTGGTCGGCCAAAATATTGTCGACGGGCTATACAACAAGTAG
- a CDS encoding carboxylate--amine ligase → MQANGKNFTPILLGSDFNVYGMARSFYEMYHEPVKAYASQELAPTRFTKIVDLELIPGFSEDPGFITEMLKLKEIYRDSDGPVILIGCGDGYASLISQHKAELEDVFVCPYIDHDLLEKLTYKETFYEICDKYDLPYPKTHIITKQMVEDNQVEQPFQYPVALKPADSVEWLDVHFEGRKKAFTIKSEAEFQDIMRKVYENGYQSDMILQDFIPGDDSRMHVMNIYVDQQHHVKMMCLGHPLLEDPAPAAIGNYVAILPEYNAQIYQQVQKFLEDIEFTGYANLDMKYDERDNTYKLFDINLRMGRSSFFVTLNGYNLAQWVVRDYVTNDLQDEPVVWANKDEDSPALWLGVSVDVFKKYARNNAEKDKALALIKQKRYGTTFEYSKDMNLKRWLLIKWMLHNYRKNFAKFFKENKE, encoded by the coding sequence ATGCAAGCAAACGGTAAAAACTTCACCCCCATTTTATTGGGGAGCGATTTTAACGTTTACGGGATGGCCCGTTCGTTTTATGAGATGTATCATGAACCTGTTAAGGCCTACGCAAGTCAGGAATTAGCACCAACTCGGTTTACAAAAATCGTCGATTTAGAATTGATTCCAGGCTTCAGTGAAGATCCTGGATTCATTACTGAAATGCTAAAATTAAAGGAAATCTATCGCGATAGCGATGGCCCAGTCATTTTGATTGGCTGTGGTGATGGCTATGCGAGCTTAATTTCACAACATAAAGCGGAATTGGAAGATGTCTTTGTTTGTCCATATATTGATCACGATTTACTAGAAAAGTTGACTTATAAGGAAACCTTCTATGAAATCTGTGACAAATATGACTTACCTTATCCCAAGACGCACATCATTACCAAGCAAATGGTTGAAGATAATCAGGTGGAACAACCTTTCCAATATCCAGTGGCGTTAAAACCGGCGGATTCTGTGGAATGGCTTGATGTGCATTTTGAAGGGCGCAAAAAAGCTTTCACGATTAAAAGTGAAGCTGAATTCCAAGACATCATGCGAAAAGTATATGAAAATGGCTACCAATCAGACATGATTTTACAAGACTTCATTCCTGGGGATGACAGTCGGATGCACGTGATGAACATCTATGTTGACCAACAACATCACGTGAAGATGATGTGTCTGGGCCATCCATTATTGGAAGATCCAGCACCCGCAGCTATTGGGAATTACGTGGCGATTTTGCCGGAATACAACGCACAAATTTATCAACAAGTCCAAAAATTCCTTGAAGATATCGAGTTTACGGGTTATGCCAACCTCGATATGAAATATGATGAACGCGATAACACCTACAAGTTATTCGACATCAATTTACGGATGGGCCGCAGTAGTTTCTTTGTTACCTTGAACGGCTATAACTTAGCCCAATGGGTGGTGCGCGATTACGTGACAAATGACTTGCAAGATGAACCTGTTGTTTGGGCGAATAAAGATGAAGACAGTCCCGCACTTTGGTTGGGCGTTTCAGTGGATGTCTTTAAGAAATATGCCCGCAATAATGCCGAAAAAGACAAGGCATTGGCACTCATCAAACAAAAACGTTACGGCACCACTTTTGAATATAGCAAAGATATGAATCTCAAACGTTGGCTATTGATTAAATGGATGTTGCACAATTACCGCAAAAATTTCGCGAAGTTCTTCAAAGAAAATAAGGAATAA
- a CDS encoding bifunctional aspartate transaminase/aspartate 4-decarboxylase, producing the protein MHSLDIERLKEMSNFEVAALFLENSEKNTMHNAPINVGRGDPNWINTRARLAFNKLVEFGVEESAKKINEADGDMAGYVDKAGIAQRLHAYLDASHKTDRFILAFLDYTEKHMGLNQDDLVHEFVDGAIGNHYPVPSRSLINVEKILNKYLEVSLYNGEKLANQTDVFPTEGGTAAMVYLFKELKISHILRPGDTIAINTPIFTPYLQIPELSEYKLKQFDVSSVEDDNWQMMDAKFEELKDPTIKAFFVVNPTNPTSRAFSKHALAKIKEVVEANPEIIIITDDVYGTFVNDFQTIYSIAPRNTMLVYSYSKLYGATGHRLGLLAVHQDNVFDEIIAKRTAEEPAIKAAFEKRYSVVAPNPLAMKFIDRTVADSREIALYHTAGLSTPQQILMALFSLTSLIHEGEKDPYIEASKKMVDARYNAFWESMGMECDHSKENAEYYAVFNIYDFAERKYGHEFHDYFEKHVSYLDFEDKLAAKYGVVVMDGAGMGTDDGYLRISLANQPAENYAITGNRIAQLLAEYYTQFQAH; encoded by the coding sequence ATGCACTCATTAGATATTGAGCGATTAAAAGAGATGTCAAACTTTGAAGTTGCCGCTTTGTTCTTAGAAAATTCAGAAAAAAATACAATGCATAATGCGCCAATTAATGTTGGTCGTGGGGACCCTAACTGGATTAATACGCGGGCGCGATTAGCTTTTAATAAGCTTGTCGAATTTGGCGTCGAAGAATCTGCTAAGAAAATTAACGAGGCTGATGGAGATATGGCGGGCTACGTTGATAAAGCAGGGATTGCACAACGGCTGCATGCCTACCTTGATGCCAGTCATAAAACAGATCGATTTATATTAGCCTTTTTAGATTATACCGAAAAGCACATGGGCCTCAATCAGGATGATTTGGTTCACGAATTTGTCGACGGTGCGATTGGCAATCACTATCCAGTACCTTCGAGAAGTTTAATCAATGTGGAAAAAATCCTAAATAAATACCTTGAAGTGTCACTATATAATGGTGAAAAATTAGCTAATCAAACGGATGTCTTCCCAACAGAGGGCGGAACAGCCGCAATGGTTTATTTGTTCAAGGAATTGAAGATCAGCCATATCTTACGGCCTGGCGACACGATTGCCATCAATACCCCAATCTTTACCCCTTATTTGCAAATCCCAGAATTAAGTGAATATAAATTAAAGCAATTCGATGTGAGTTCCGTTGAAGATGACAACTGGCAAATGATGGACGCCAAGTTTGAAGAATTGAAGGACCCGACAATCAAAGCCTTTTTTGTGGTTAATCCAACGAACCCCACTTCGCGGGCTTTCAGCAAACACGCGTTAGCTAAGATTAAAGAGGTCGTTGAAGCAAACCCAGAAATTATCATCATTACGGATGATGTTTATGGGACTTTTGTGAATGATTTCCAAACAATTTACTCAATTGCCCCCCGAAATACGATGTTAGTTTATTCGTATTCAAAACTTTATGGGGCAACTGGGCATCGTTTAGGCTTACTAGCAGTGCACCAAGATAATGTTTTTGATGAAATTATTGCTAAGCGAACGGCTGAAGAACCAGCAATTAAGGCAGCTTTTGAAAAACGGTACTCAGTTGTGGCGCCTAATCCGCTTGCGATGAAATTCATTGATCGAACAGTGGCTGACAGTCGTGAAATCGCGTTGTACCACACCGCGGGATTATCAACACCACAACAAATTTTGATGGCACTATTTAGTTTGACCAGCTTAATTCACGAAGGTGAAAAGGATCCATACATCGAAGCTTCCAAGAAAATGGTTGATGCGCGATACAACGCTTTTTGGGAATCGATGGGCATGGAATGTGATCACTCTAAAGAAAACGCTGAATATTATGCGGTATTTAACATCTATGATTTTGCTGAAAGAAAGTATGGGCATGAATTCCACGACTATTTCGAAAAGCATGTGAGCTATCTTGATTTCGAAGATAAACTTGCAGCTAAATACGGCGTTGTTGTGATGGATGGGGCAGGAATGGGGACTGATGATGGCTACTTGCGGATTTCATTAGCTAACCAACCCGCTGAAAATTATGCCATTACTGGGAACCGGATTGCCCAATTACTAGCAGAATACTATACCCAATTTCAAGCACATTAA
- a CDS encoding GntR family transcriptional regulator has protein sequence MADLVYQNIIADLKKAINAESFPSMKLPDERTLTEHYQVSRSSVKRALNIMANQGIIFKKRGSGTFINPLYLKGGSFFNYNGSNLGVTDSFKAGNRTPGIKLLDFQVIKPSAELQRDLFLKPDDFVYEIKRLRLFDDEPFMIETGFIPIKVMPELTEKIVSSSIFNYLETEKNQEVTRAFLSIFAEPSTDDDQAHLKLKPTEPVGIMEGIFFLDDGTPFEFSTMRLHYQYMKYNTFVTVSGRE, from the coding sequence ATGGCCGACTTAGTTTATCAGAATATTATCGCGGACTTAAAAAAAGCGATTAACGCAGAATCATTTCCCAGCATGAAATTACCCGATGAACGGACGTTGACTGAACACTATCAAGTGAGTCGTAGCTCGGTCAAACGTGCGTTAAACATTATGGCTAATCAAGGGATCATTTTCAAAAAACGGGGTTCAGGAACCTTTATTAATCCACTTTATTTAAAGGGCGGCTCGTTTTTTAATTACAATGGCTCTAACCTAGGGGTTACCGACAGTTTTAAAGCCGGTAATCGGACACCGGGGATTAAATTATTAGATTTCCAAGTCATCAAGCCGAGCGCGGAATTGCAACGAGACTTGTTCCTGAAACCAGATGATTTTGTTTACGAAATCAAGCGTCTCCGGTTGTTTGATGATGAACCATTCATGATTGAAACGGGCTTCATTCCGATTAAGGTAATGCCCGAATTGACCGAAAAAATTGTGTCGAGTTCAATCTTTAACTACTTGGAAACCGAGAAAAATCAAGAAGTCACACGCGCTTTCCTGTCAATTTTCGCGGAACCATCAACTGATGATGATCAAGCGCACTTAAAGTTGAAACCGACGGAACCAGTTGGCATCATGGAAGGGATTTTCTTCTTAGACGATGGGACACCGTTTGAATTTTCAACGATGCGCCTGCACTACCAATACATGAAATATAATACATTCGTTACGGTTAGCGGTCGCGAATAG
- a CDS encoding phosphoketolase family protein has product MTDYSSKEYLAKVDAFWRAANYISVGQLYLKDNPLLKRPLEAKDVKAKPIGHWGTISGQNFLYAHLNRAINKYNLNMFYVEGPGHGGQVMVSNSYLDGSYSEIYPEISQDVEGMKKLFKQFSFPGGVASHAAPETPGSIHEGGELGYSLSHGVGAILDNPDVIAAVVVGDGEAETGPLAASWLSSTFINPKNDGAVLPILNLNGFKISNPTILSRKSDEELTKYFEGNGWEPIFVEGDDPEKMHPATAAAMDEAIEKIQAIQKNARENGDSSRPVWPMIVFRAPKGWTGPKTWDGVPIENSFRAHQIPVPIDSADMQHVDALVDWMKSYRPEELFTEAGQLKPEIAEIAPKGDQRMAANPITNGGIDPKPLRLPDYRDYAVDNSEHGKVVAQDMIVLGEYVRDIIKDNDQNKNFRIFGPDETMSNRLNHIFEATNRQWMESIKEPNDQYMATEGRVLDSQLSEHQAEGWLEGYVLTGRHGFFASYESFLRVVDSMLTQHFKWLRKADEQAWRNKYPSLNVIATSTVFQQDHNGYTHQDPGILTHLAEKKPEFIREYLPADANTLLATMDTVFKSQEKINLVVASKHPRQQWFSIDEATVLVKNGLKIIDWASTDQDAEPDVVIAAAGTEPTLESLAAISILHKQYPDMKIRFINVVDLLKLRSPKVDPRGLTDEEFDMYFTKDKPVVFAFHGFEGLVRDIFFDRHNHNLHVHGYRENGDITTPFDMRVLNQMDRFSLSKEVAGDVLGDQAGQFAQSMDDMVAKHNQYIRNEGTDLPEVEEWQWTPLR; this is encoded by the coding sequence ATGACAGATTATTCAAGCAAAGAATACCTTGCTAAAGTTGACGCATTTTGGCGGGCTGCAAATTATATCTCAGTTGGTCAATTATACTTAAAAGATAACCCACTATTGAAACGTCCTTTGGAAGCAAAAGATGTTAAGGCAAAACCAATTGGTCACTGGGGGACAATCTCAGGCCAAAACTTCCTATATGCTCATTTAAACCGCGCAATTAATAAATATAACTTAAACATGTTCTACGTTGAAGGCCCAGGTCACGGTGGTCAAGTGATGGTCTCAAACTCATATTTAGATGGTAGCTATTCAGAAATCTATCCAGAAATTTCTCAAGATGTTGAAGGGATGAAGAAATTATTCAAACAATTCTCATTCCCAGGCGGCGTTGCTTCTCATGCGGCTCCTGAAACACCTGGTTCAATCCATGAAGGTGGCGAACTTGGTTATTCATTATCACACGGTGTTGGTGCGATTTTAGATAACCCAGACGTGATTGCTGCTGTTGTTGTGGGTGATGGGGAAGCTGAAACTGGCCCATTAGCTGCATCATGGTTATCAAGCACATTCATCAATCCTAAGAATGATGGTGCTGTCTTACCAATCTTGAACTTAAACGGTTTCAAGATTTCTAACCCAACAATTCTTTCACGCAAGAGTGATGAAGAATTAACGAAATACTTCGAAGGCAATGGTTGGGAACCAATCTTTGTTGAAGGCGACGACCCTGAAAAGATGCACCCAGCAACTGCTGCTGCAATGGATGAAGCCATCGAAAAAATCCAAGCAATTCAAAAGAATGCGCGTGAAAACGGCGATTCATCTCGTCCAGTATGGCCAATGATCGTCTTCCGCGCACCTAAGGGTTGGACTGGTCCTAAGACATGGGATGGCGTACCAATCGAAAATTCATTCCGTGCGCACCAAATTCCAGTGCCAATTGACAGTGCTGACATGCAACATGTTGATGCATTAGTAGATTGGATGAAATCATACCGTCCAGAAGAATTGTTTACAGAAGCAGGTCAATTAAAACCTGAAATCGCAGAAATTGCACCTAAAGGCGATCAACGGATGGCTGCTAACCCAATCACCAATGGTGGGATTGATCCTAAACCATTACGCTTACCAGATTACCGTGATTATGCTGTGGATAATTCAGAACACGGTAAAGTCGTTGCGCAAGACATGATTGTTTTAGGCGAATATGTTCGTGATATCATCAAAGACAACGATCAAAATAAAAACTTCAGAATCTTCGGCCCTGATGAAACAATGTCAAACCGTTTGAACCATATTTTTGAAGCAACAAACCGTCAATGGATGGAATCAATCAAAGAACCAAACGATCAATACATGGCAACAGAAGGCCGTGTTCTTGATTCACAATTATCAGAACATCAAGCTGAAGGTTGGTTAGAAGGTTATGTCCTAACTGGTCGTCATGGTTTCTTTGCAAGTTACGAATCATTCTTGCGCGTTGTGGATTCAATGTTAACACAACACTTCAAGTGGTTACGTAAGGCTGATGAACAAGCATGGCGTAACAAGTATCCTTCATTGAACGTGATTGCCACATCAACTGTTTTCCAACAAGATCACAATGGTTACACACATCAAGATCCAGGTATCTTAACACACTTAGCTGAAAAGAAACCTGAATTCATTCGTGAATACTTACCTGCTGATGCTAACACGTTGTTAGCAACAATGGATACTGTCTTCAAGAGCCAAGAAAAGATCAATTTAGTGGTTGCTTCAAAACACCCACGTCAACAATGGTTCTCAATTGACGAAGCAACAGTCTTAGTTAAGAATGGTTTGAAGATTATTGACTGGGCAAGTACAGACCAAGATGCTGAACCAGATGTTGTGATTGCAGCTGCTGGGACAGAACCAACACTTGAAAGTTTGGCTGCAATCTCAATCTTGCACAAACAATATCCTGACATGAAGATTCGTTTCATTAACGTTGTTGATTTATTGAAACTTCGTTCACCTAAAGTGGACCCTCGTGGTTTAACAGATGAAGAATTCGACATGTACTTTACAAAAGACAAACCAGTGGTCTTCGCATTCCATGGTTTCGAAGGCTTAGTACGTGATATCTTCTTTGACCGTCACAACCATAACCTTCATGTTCATGGCTACCGTGAAAATGGTGATATTACAACACCATTCGACATGCGTGTCTTGAATCAAATGGATCGTTTCAGTCTATCTAAAGAAGTTGCAGGTGACGTACTTGGTGATCAAGCTGGTCAATTCGCACAATCAATGGATGACATGGTTGCTAAACACAATCAATACATTCGCAATGAAGGTACTGATTTACCAGAAGTTGAAGAATGGCAATGGACACCACTCCGTTAA